The Terriglobales bacterium sequence TGCTGCAACTGCGCCAGCAGCGCCGCGATCGCCGCCGGGTCCACCTGGTTCAGCCCGCCGGAAGCGATCAACTGGTCGATCACGCTCTGTCCGCCGGCCGACTGCAGCAACTGCCGCGCTTCCGATGGCAGATTGAAGATGCGAAACTGCAGGGGCAGGTCCAGTCCCAGCTCGCGGACCACGGTGCGGTCCACCTCGAACACTTTCACATCCAGCATCACCTGCGCCGGCCCGGAGACGAGCTCCTCCAGGAAGCGGGTCGCGGCCTCCACCTGCGAGAGCGGCGCGCGCACCGTGATCAGGCCATTGGCCGCATTCACCGTGATGGCGCGGATCTCCAGCACCGAGCGCAGCACCGTGACCAACTCGGTCATCTCGGCGGCACTGGTCAGGTTGGGAAGCTCGAAGGTACGCAGCGCCACGGGCTGAAACTGCCGGCGGTTGGTCTGCGTGTCCTGGGCCACCAGGATCTGTCCGGCGGCCAGCGGCACCCAGAACGTCCGGGTCACGCGGCAGGCGAGGTCCATCGCGGTTTCGAAATCCGCCTGCTCCAGGTCGAAGCGCACACTGGTGCCGGGCACGGAATCATCCATCGCCACCGTCAGGCCGTACTCGGCGCCCACCTTCTTCAACAGGTCGCGCGCCGCGCCTCGAAAGTGGAAGTCCCGCCGCCCGGGGCGCGGCGCGACCGTCACCTCGCGCGAGTCGGCCACGATCTTGAGCAGGGAATGTTTCTGCAGCAGGGCCGCGGTCGGATCCACGCTGTCCGTACCCGCGATCTCCGACAGGGCCCCGCGCAGCCGTTCGCGCGCTACCTCGTTGCCGGGATCCAGCTCCAGCGCGGTGCGGAACTCGGCGATGGCTTCCTGATATCTTTTCGCTTCCAGCCGTTCCTGGCCCCGCACCAGGTGTTCCTGCGCGATCGCCAGGCGCACCAGCTCCCGCGTCGTCACATAGGTGGCGCTGGTGGGCTGCAGCCGCACCGCCTCATCGAGCAGGGCCAGAGCCTCCTTCGTCTTGCCCTTCTCGGCCAGTTTCTGGCCCTTGCGGAAGCTCTTCTCCGCGGTGCGTGCGTCCTTCTTCGCCTGCTTGCAGACGGCGTCACAGGGTTCTCCCGCGTTCGCCACCTGCGCAGCGAAAAGGAGCAAAGCGATGATCAAGACTCTGCGCATTTCCTGCGGCCTGCGACCCGCTTCCTGTGTCCTTATTTTTCCCCTCTCAGGACCACTCGTTCGATCGCACTCGCTTTGCCGCTTGCCGGATCGCACTCGATGAGGGCGGCGCACAGCCTCACGTCGCCCCGTGCCGGCTCAAAGCGCGCCGGCATGCTGGTGAGGAAGCGCTCCAGGACCTTCTGCTTCTCCACGCCGATCACGCTGTCGTAGGGACCGGTCATGCCGACGTCGGTCAGGTAGGCCGTGCCCTGCGGGAGCACGCGCTCATCGGCTGTGGGCACGTGGGTATGGGTGCCGATCACTGCGGTCACGCGCCCGTCCAGGTACCAGCCCATGGCGATCTTCTCCGAAGTCGCCTCCGCGTGTATGTCCACGATCACTACCTTGGCGCGGACACTCTTCAGCAGCTGATCGGCGACGCGGAACGGGTCGTCGTTGTCCACCATGAACACCCGCCCCTGCAGGTTCAGAACCGCGTAGGCGACGCCGCCCCTGGTCGCGCCCTCGTAGATGCCGAATCCGGGCGTGCCGGCGGGATAGTTCGCGGGACGCAGTACGCGCCGGGCCGCGCTGGTCGCGTTGCCATCGGCCGACTGCAGGTATTCCACGATCTCGCGCTTGTCCCAGACGTGGTTCCCGGTGGTGAGCACGTCGATGCCCAGGCCCAGCAGTTCTTCCGCGATCGAAGGCGTCACGCCGAAGCCCGCGGCGGCGTTCTCCGCGTTGGCGATCACCAGGTCGACCTTGCGCTGGGCCACCTGGTCCGCCAGGTGGTCGCGCACGATGCCGCGCCCCGGCCGCCCGAAGATGTCGCCGATGAACAGGATGCGCATCGCCGCTCGATGGTACCACGCGCCTTCAGCGAGAGGCCTCGGCCCGCCGCTTCACCTCGCGCAGCATCTCCTTGCGTATGAGCCCGGAAAACGGCCCCACCACGAACCAATAGGCGCGGAATCTCCGGCGCGCTGAGTTTCCCAATGCGAGCACTCGGGTCTCCGTCGCCAGGCGCGTACCGCCGCTGGGTTCTGGCGTCACCGTGAAGTTCCACAGCGCCTTCGCGTAGCCGGGCTTCTCGAAGGCCACGATCTCTTCTGCCGTGAGCCCGTGCACGACTCCGCTATCCGGCCGCCAGAAGCGGCCCACCACGCCCATCAGAGTCTCCTCTTCGGAGTCGCTCGGTATCGGAACGAATCCGGCAGCCCGCAGCCGTTCCTCCGGCGTGAGCGAGACCGGCACCTTCGGCCGACAACCCAGCGTACGCAGCCCCATGAGCAGCCGGGTAAGCGGCATCTGCGAAAAATCGGTCTCGCGCAGCGCACTGCGCGTCCGCTCCGGCGAGGCTTCGACGCGCGCCTCGTAGCGCGCCCGCACGTCAAAGCGGGGCATCAGTTCGTCAAGCTTCGTTTGCACTGGAAACCTGAAACTGGAACTGTCTTACTCCAGCTCTACCGTCTTCAAGAAGTCGTAGTTTCCCGAAGAGGCGACCTGCGCTCCCTTCACCCGCGGCGAGTGCACCAGCACGTTGTCCAGGTACCAGAGATGGATGTAGGGCACGTCTTCGGCGATCCGGCGCTGCACCTCGGCATAGAGGCGCCGCCGGGTTTCGCTATCGGGAGTGCGCCGCGCCTCGTCGATCAGCGCGTCCACGCGCGGGCTGGCGTAGTGCCCGCGGTTCGCCCGCTTGGGAGGGAAGCTCGCCGAGTGGAAGACGTGCTCGAAGATGTCCGGGTCTTCATTGCCCCCGATCCAGCGCAGCGAGATCACCTGGAAGGCGCCTCGGGTCACGTCGCTGAAAAAGGTCGCGAACTCGTAACTGCGGATCTCCAGCTCGACGCCCACCGCGCGCAACTGCTGCTGCAATACGGCCGCCAGCAGCCGGGTGGATTCCTCCGTAGAGGTCTTCATGGTCAGGCGGAGTCGCACTCCGTTGCTGGACGCCGGATAACCGGCTTCGTCCAGCAGCCTTCGTGCGCGCTCCGGATCGTAGTCGTACTTCGCGCCTTCGGCGGAAAACGCCCAGTGTTCGGGCGGAAGCAGGCTCTCGGCTGGCCGTGCTAGGTCCCGCCACAGATAGTGCAGGATGGGCCGCCGATCGATGGCATAGCCGAGCGCGCGACGCACGCGCACGTCCTTGAGGACCGGATCCTCGAGATTGAGCGCGATGTAGGCGTAGATCGTCCCCGGTCCTTCGGTGATGCGCAGCCGCCCTTCGCTCCGCAGCGCCTCCACCATGTCCGCGGTCAGCGCATTGATAGCGACGTCGGCCGAGCCTTTCTCCAACTCCAGCACCCGGGTGGTGGTGTCGGGCACTACGGCAAAGCGCACCTGCTTCACCCTGGGCTTCTCCCCCCAGTAGTCGTCGTTGCGCTCGATCACCACGTCCTTGTCCTGCGCCAGGCTGACGAAGCGGAAGGGCCCGCTGCCCACCGGCTTCGTCTTCAGTTCCGGCCCGCTGCCATAGGGAACGACGCCGATGGCGCCGCCCGAAAGGTTCCACAGCAGCGGCGCGTAGGGCTCCCGCAGGTGGAAGACCACGGTGGCATCGTCCGGCGTCTCGATGCGTTCGATCCACCGGTAGGTCGAGGCCTTGGGGGTGCGCAGTGTGCCGTCACGCACGGAGTCGAAGGTCCACTTCACGTCGCGCGAGGTAAGCGCCCGGCCATCGTGAAAGCGCACCCCGCGGCGCAGATGAAACACGTAGGTCAGCGGGTCGGGGATCTCCCAGCTCACGGCCAGGTGGGGCTGCACCTGGAAGTGCTGGTCACGCTCCAGCAGGGCGTCGAACAGCAGCGCGCCGATGCGCTCCGACTGCGCGTCCGTTCCCACCCGCGGGTCCAGGTTCTGTGGCGCGCTTTCGATGATCATCACCAGCGTGTCGGCGTCGGGCTTGCTCGTGCACGACGAGGTGAAGACCAGCAGGAAAATGGCCGCGAGGAGCGGCGCGTGACGGTAAAAGGTTCGGGGCGTCTTGCCCGTTCTCCCTCGCGGCTCGGTACTCTGTGCTCGCAACTAGAAGCTCACCTTCCCCAGCACTACCGCTCTTCTCGCTCCCGTCGCTGCCGGCAGGTTCCCCGGCTGGCTCATGCAGGTCTGATAGGCGAGCACGGCAAACGCCATGGCTTCCTTGGCTTCCGCCGGTACGCCGAACTCGTCCGATCGCCGCAGGCGCAGGCCAAAGGGTTCCAACTCCTGCGCCAGCATCTTCATCAGCGTGCGGTTCTTCGTCCCACCACCTGAGACCACAAAATCCCGGTAGAGCGTCTTTGCTCTGCGTCTCTGTCCCTCTGTGGCTAACACCACCCCCTCCACAGCCAGACCGATGGAGCGCGCCGTCAGAGCCGTCGCCGTCGCCAGGATGTCTTCCTTGCGGGCCCCGCGGCAGAGTCTCAGCAGCCCGCTCACGAACTCGCGTCCGAACTGTTCCCGCCCCGCCGTTTTCGGAGGCCGCCGGCCGAAGAACGGATGCGCCAGCAGCCTTTCGAGCGCGTCCTCGCGCACGCGTCCGCGCCCTGCGGCACGTCCGCCAGGGTCGTACGCCCGGCCATAGAGCCGCTGCATCAATGCATCGATCACCATGTTGCCCGGCCCGGTGTCGAACGCGATGACATCCTCGGGTTCCGCTCCTGCCGGAATCGCCGTCAGGTTGGCGATGCCTCCAATGTTCTGCGCGATTCGCCCCACACGTCGGTCGCGGTACACCAGGTAGTCGAGGAAGGGAACCAGAGGCGCGCCTTGCCCGCCCGCCGCCATATCCGCCGGGCGGAAGTCCGAAACCACCGGCGCGCCCACCCGCGCCGCGAGCACGGCTCCTTCGCCGGTCTGCCAGGTCGCCGCGACCTTCCTGCCCAGAAACAGTGCCGGGTGGCCCTGGTGGTAGAGCGTCTGCCCGTGGCAACCCACCAGTTCGACGCCCGCGAGGCCGGCGCGCCGTACCGTCTTCTGCACCGCCTCGGCGTAAAGTTCGCCCAGCAGGAAGTTCAGCCGCGCCAGGTCGGCTACGGCGGCGGCGCGAGCATTCATCGCTCCCAGCACCGCCCGCCGTACCGCGTCCGGATAAGGAT is a genomic window containing:
- a CDS encoding tetratricopeptide repeat protein, translating into MRRVLIIALLLFAAQVANAGEPCDAVCKQAKKDARTAEKSFRKGQKLAEKGKTKEALALLDEAVRLQPTSATYVTTRELVRLAIAQEHLVRGQERLEAKRYQEAIAEFRTALELDPGNEVARERLRGALSEIAGTDSVDPTAALLQKHSLLKIVADSREVTVAPRPGRRDFHFRGAARDLLKKVGAEYGLTVAMDDSVPGTSVRFDLEQADFETAMDLACRVTRTFWVPLAAGQILVAQDTQTNRRQFQPVALRTFELPNLTSAAEMTELVTVLRSVLEIRAITVNAANGLITVRAPLSQVEAATRFLEELVSGPAQVMLDVKVFEVDRTVVRELGLDLPLQFRIFNLPSEARQLLQSAGGQSVIDQLIASGGLNQVDPAAIAALLAQLQQGSVLTQNFAVFGGGITLTGVTLPPLTLNLQLNESNLRLLEHASLRAAHGKETTLRIGQRFPILNASFSPILNSPALTQVIQNQSFQTAFPSFYYEDLGLNIKATPYVQGGQDVALKLELELKALSGQSLNSVPILSNRLYTGSLTVRDGETAVVAGMVTQSEQKAFSRVPVLGHLPVLGRPFSNENLERKENQLLVLVTPYIVNLPQSAMVAVP
- a CDS encoding TIGR00282 family metallophosphoesterase, yielding MRILFIGDIFGRPGRGIVRDHLADQVAQRKVDLVIANAENAAAGFGVTPSIAEELLGLGIDVLTTGNHVWDKREIVEYLQSADGNATSAARRVLRPANYPAGTPGFGIYEGATRGGVAYAVLNLQGRVFMVDNDDPFRVADQLLKSVRAKVVIVDIHAEATSEKIAMGWYLDGRVTAVIGTHTHVPTADERVLPQGTAYLTDVGMTGPYDSVIGVEKQKVLERFLTSMPARFEPARGDVRLCAALIECDPASGKASAIERVVLRGEK
- a CDS encoding ABC transporter substrate-binding protein, translating into MRAQSTEPRGRTGKTPRTFYRHAPLLAAIFLLVFTSSCTSKPDADTLVMIIESAPQNLDPRVGTDAQSERIGALLFDALLERDQHFQVQPHLAVSWEIPDPLTYVFHLRRGVRFHDGRALTSRDVKWTFDSVRDGTLRTPKASTYRWIERIETPDDATVVFHLREPYAPLLWNLSGGAIGVVPYGSGPELKTKPVGSGPFRFVSLAQDKDVVIERNDDYWGEKPRVKQVRFAVVPDTTTRVLELEKGSADVAINALTADMVEALRSEGRLRITEGPGTIYAYIALNLEDPVLKDVRVRRALGYAIDRRPILHYLWRDLARPAESLLPPEHWAFSAEGAKYDYDPERARRLLDEAGYPASSNGVRLRLTMKTSTEESTRLLAAVLQQQLRAVGVELEIRSYEFATFFSDVTRGAFQVISLRWIGGNEDPDIFEHVFHSASFPPKRANRGHYASPRVDALIDEARRTPDSETRRRLYAEVQRRIAEDVPYIHLWYLDNVLVHSPRVKGAQVASSGNYDFLKTVELE
- a CDS encoding anhydro-N-acetylmuramic acid kinase, which produces MIVAGVMSGTSADGINVAVVRLTGRGWKTRFSLVKHERHPYPDAVRRAVLGAMNARAAAVADLARLNFLLGELYAEAVQKTVRRAGLAGVELVGCHGQTLYHQGHPALFLGRKVAATWQTGEGAVLAARVGAPVVSDFRPADMAAGGQGAPLVPFLDYLVYRDRRVGRIAQNIGGIANLTAIPAGAEPEDVIAFDTGPGNMVIDALMQRLYGRAYDPGGRAAGRGRVREDALERLLAHPFFGRRPPKTAGREQFGREFVSGLLRLCRGARKEDILATATALTARSIGLAVEGVVLATEGQRRRAKTLYRDFVVSGGGTKNRTLMKMLAQELEPFGLRLRRSDEFGVPAEAKEAMAFAVLAYQTCMSQPGNLPAATGARRAVVLGKVSF